The Trypanosoma brucei gambiense DAL972 chromosome 10, complete sequence genome has a segment encoding these proteins:
- a CDS encoding ATP-dependent DEAD/H RNA helicase, putative, which produces MHGMNFGQGGHQQFNPNANPWARAPAFGEAGHQVGYNNYGGYQQRPREGFDGPSRGRGEFIRRNVPYQGETSGHGYHREEPADEDIFKDHTPGINFDQHGEVNMTITPNDIAPVLSFSEMNMVPVLLENVKRCGYTKPTPVQSLGIPTALNHRDLMACAQTGSGKTASYLIPAINEILLNISNRPPYSPGSHSSPQALILAPTRELSLQIYGEARKFTYHTPVRCVVVYGGADPRHQVHELSRGCKLLVATPGRLMDMFSRGYVRFSEIRFLILDEADRMLDMGFEPQIRMIVQGPDSDMPRAGQRQTLLYSATFPVEIQRLAREFMCRHSFLQVGRVGSTTENITQDVRWIEDPDKRQALLTLLRENEGKLVLVFVEKKRDADYLERFLRNSELACVSIHGDRVQREREEALRLFKSGACQVLVATDVASRGLDIPNVGVVIQYDMPSNIDDYVHRIGRTGRAGKVGVAISFFNEKNRNIVDDLIPLLNETNQVISPEVRALAKRPNNNNNNNNRGGGGGGYRGFGRGGNSGGFGMGGGRGGGGGGGGYRGGRGGNSGGFGMSNVFGRGGNSGGFGMGGGRGGGGGGGGFGSGGFGASGGNMRGMFGGGGGGPTM; this is translated from the coding sequence ATGCACGGCATGAATTTCGGCCAGGGCGGCCATCAGCAGTTCAACCCCAACGCCAACCCGTGGGCACGCGCCCCAGCATTTGGCGAAGCCGGCCACCAGGTTGGGTACAACAACTATGGTGGTTATCAGCAAAGGCCGCGCGAAGGTTTTGATGGCCCCTCCCGTGGTCGTGGCGAATTTATCCGTCGCAACGTGCCGTACCAAGGGGAAACCTCCGGCCATGGCTACCACCGTGAGGAGCCAGCCGATGAGGACATATTTAAGGATCACACTCCGGGCATCAACTTTGACCAACACGGAGAGGTGAATATGACTATCACGCCAAACGACATTGCACCAGTGTTATCGTTCAGTGAAATGAACATGGTTCCGGTGCTGCTGGAAAATGTGAAACGCTGTGGGTACACCAAGCCAACGCCTGTGCAGAGCTTGGGTATTCCAACAGCGCTCAATCATCGGGATCTTATGGCGTGTGCACAAACTGGTTCGGGGAAAACAGCTTCGTACCTTATTCCTGCTATCAACGAGATACTGTTGAATATTTCGAACCGCCCTCCGTACAGCCCGGGCAGCCACTCCAGCCCCCAAGCCCTTATCCTTGCACCAACGAGGGAGCTTTCTCTTCAGATCTATGGAGAAGCCCGCAAGTTCACCTACCATACGCCTGTCCGCTGTGTAGTCGTCTATGGCGGTGCTGATCCACGCCACCAGGTACATGAGCTCTCCCGCGGGTGTAAATTGCTTGTTGCGACCCCTGGACGACTTATGGATATGTTCTCTCGTGGATACGTCCGCTTCTCTGAAATCCGCTTCCTGATATTGGATGAAGCTGATCGAATGCTGGATATGGGATTTGAACCGCAAATTCGGATGATTGTTCAAGGTCCAGACAGTGATATGCCAAGGGCAGGTCAGCGCCAAACTCTGCTCTATTCTGCCACTTTTCCCGTTGAGATTCAGCGGCTCGCCAGGGAGTTTATGTGCCGCCACTCGTTCCTTCAGGTTGGACGCGTGGGCTCCACAACGGAGAATATCACTCAGGACGTTCGCTGGATTGAGGACCCGGACAAGCGTCAGGCGCTACTCACGTTACTTCgtgaaaatgaaggcaaGCTTGTTCTCGTTTTTGTCGAAAAGAAGCGTGATGCCGATTATTTGGAGCGTTTCCTGCGCAATAGCGAGTTGGCGTGCGTTTCTATCCACGGTGATCGTGTGCAGCGTGAGCGCGAAGAGGCTCTCAGGCTGTTTAAGTCAGGCGCTTGTCAAGTTCTTGTCGCAACAGACGTAGCTTCTCGCGGACTCGACATCCCCAACGTCGGGGTTGTGATCCAATATGACATGCCGAGCAATATTGACGATTACGTGCATCGCATCGGCCGCACAGGCCGTGCTGGCAAAGTGGGCGTCgccatttcattttttaacgAGAAGAACCGCAACATTGTGGATGATCTCATTCCACTTCTCAATGAGACCAATCAGGTCATTTCTCCTGAAGTTCGTGCACTGGCCAAGCGAcccaacaataataacaacaacaataaccgTGGAGGTGGTGGCGGCGGTTATCGCGGTTTCGGGCGTGGTGGCAACAGCGGTGGTTTTGGAATGGGCGGTGGTCGCGgtggcggcggtggtggtggcggttaTCGCGGCGGTCGGGGTGGCAACAGCGGTGGTTTTGGAATGAGCAACGTTTTCGGGCGTGGCGGCAACAGCGGTGGTTTTGGAATGGGCGGTGGtcgcggcggcggcggtggtggtggcggtttCGGCAGCGGGGGATTTGGAGCATCGGGAGGAAATATGCGCGGGATgtttggaggaggaggaggaggccccACCatgtaa
- a CDS encoding 60S ribosomal protein L17, putative: MVHYSRKPQVSSKTAKAKIADLRCHYKNTFETANVINGMKLRKAQQLYRQVLAKTRCIPFKRYNGKIGNTAQAKEWGQTKGRWPRKSVVAMLSLLKNAEANAIEKGLDPGKMVIKHVQVDQAPRVRRRTFRAHGRITPYMRSPCHVQLFMTQPQERVPVPKSKPKK; the protein is encoded by the coding sequence ATGGTGCATTACTCCCGCAAGCCACAGGTTTCCTCGAAGACGGCCAAGGCGAAGATCGCCGACCTCCGGTGCCACTACAAGAATACCTTCGAGACGGCTAATGTGATCAACGGTATGAAGCTCCGCAAAGCGCAGCAGCTGTACCGTCAAGTCCTGGCCAAAACCCGCTGCATTCCCTTCAAGCGCTACAATGGAAAGATTGGTAACACAGCACAAGCGAAGGAATGGGGGCAGACGAAGGGACGCTGGCCGCGCAAGTCCGTTGTGGCAATGCTGTCGCTGTTGAAGAACGCCGAGGCGAACGCCATCGAGAAGGGGCTTGACCCCGGCAAAATGGTCATTAAACACGTTCAGGTGGATCAGGCCCCTCGCGTGCGTCGCCGTACGTTCCGTGCACATGGTCGCATCACACCGTACATGCGCAGTCCGTGCCACGTGCAACTTTTTATGACGCAGCCCCAAGAGCGTGTGCCCGTCCCCAAGAGCAAGCCGAAGAAGTAA
- a CDS encoding 40S ribosomal protein S2, putative, producing the protein MADAPRGTGGEQRGFGRGRGGRGGRGGRGGRGGRGGGGDEKEWVPCTKLGRLVKDQKITSLEEIFLFSMPIKEHQIVDQLIREGDLRDEMMLVFPVQKATSAGQRTRFKAFNVVGDGNGHIGVGARVGKEVSLAIRASMIAAKLSIVPVRRGYWGNKIGEPHTIPIKVTGKCGSVAVRLIPAPRGAGIVAAPVPKKILEFAGVEDVYTSSCGKTRTRGNFIMATFYALRKTYGFLTPDLWAETEVSRDPTDEHSEFLSMGRKMVAA; encoded by the coding sequence ATGGCTGACGCACCACGCGGTACAGGTGGCGAGCAGCGCGGCTTCGGTCGTGGCCGTGGCGGACGTGGCGGTCGCGGCGGTCGCGGTGGTCGTGGCGGtcgtggcggtggtggtgatgagaAGGAATGGGTGCCATGCACAAAACTTGGCCGCCTTGTGAAGGATCAAAAGATCACCTCGCTGGAGGaaatcttcctcttttcgaTGCCCATCAAAGAGCATCAGATCGTGGACCAACTGATCCGCGAAGGCGACCTCCGTGATGAGATGATGCTTGTTTTCCCCGTGCAGAAGGCAACGTCTGCCGGACAGCGCACACGCTTCAAGGCCTTCAATGTTGTTGGTGACGGTAACGGCCACATTGGTGTCGGCGCCCGCGTCGGCAAGGAGGTGTCCCTGGCCATCCGTGCGTCAATGATCGCTGCGAAGCTGAGTATTGTGCCTGTGCGCCGTGGCTACTGGGGTAACAAGATCGGTGAACCGCATACAATCCCTATCAAGGTAACCGGGAAGTGCGGCTCCGTTGCCGTTCGCTTGATCCCTGCCCCACGTGGTGCTGGTATCGTTGCTGCGCCTGTGCCGAAGAAGATTCTTGAGTTTGCCGGCGTTGAGGACGTATATACTAGCTCATGTGGTAAGACGCGTACGCGTGGTAATTTCATCATGGCCACATTCTATGCGCTGCGCAAGACATACGGCTTCCTTACCCCCGACCTCTGGGCGGAGACGGAGGTGTCGCGCGACCCCACCGACGAGCACTCCGAGTTCCTCTCTATGGGAAGGAAGATGGTGGCTGCTTAA